A genomic region of Persephonella marina EX-H1 contains the following coding sequences:
- a CDS encoding TrkH family potassium uptake protein, producing the protein MSNLRFSIIYKFETFILFILSLVTFIPPLVYSLYLEDEEILTFLIPVLLALFLYSLSVPIKSHKLSEKEALFIAVSIWFIFPVFTALGYILSGYIHDPIDAYFESVSGFTTTGASILEDIEKLPESVLLLRSITNWIGGLGFAVFAVSFLSTRLPIGRAIVKFESSKIVEEKIEPRVKEVTKIVFLVYITLTVIEIILLKISGLSWYNSITYTFSTVATGGFAPENESVGAFNSFAVEIIISLFMIMGAINLQLYYVAYKKRSVIRFFSDQEVIVFLAIICGSVMFATAVLYLSGFYPDMYESFRYALFQIVSTATTTGFSSTDYSDWHPSVLSLMMILSLIGAVGGSTGGGIKIFRAILVYKTVKAELKKIAHPKAVYRITIKGKPLDVSTISMFWAFLSLYVATTVFFGFLLTLSGHDLVTSFSASIACITSLGPGLGDVGPASNFSAFNDFEKLALSFEMIFGRLEIIPVISMLFIKNI; encoded by the coding sequence ATGAGTAATTTAAGATTCAGCATCATTTATAAATTTGAGACATTCATTTTATTTATCCTCTCTCTGGTAACATTTATACCGCCACTTGTATACTCACTTTACCTTGAGGATGAGGAGATACTTACTTTTCTCATACCTGTTTTACTCGCATTATTCCTATACTCCCTATCAGTTCCTATAAAATCACACAAACTCTCTGAGAAGGAAGCCCTTTTTATAGCTGTATCTATATGGTTCATATTTCCCGTTTTTACAGCTTTAGGTTATATACTGAGCGGTTATATACATGATCCTATTGACGCTTACTTTGAGTCTGTATCCGGATTTACAACAACAGGTGCATCAATACTTGAGGATATAGAGAAACTCCCTGAAAGTGTACTTCTTCTAAGAAGTATAACAAACTGGATAGGTGGTCTTGGTTTTGCTGTTTTTGCGGTCTCTTTCCTTTCAACAAGACTTCCTATAGGGAGAGCTATAGTAAAGTTTGAGTCATCAAAGATAGTTGAGGAAAAGATAGAACCTCGCGTTAAAGAGGTAACAAAGATCGTATTCCTTGTTTATATCACCTTAACGGTTATTGAGATAATTCTCCTTAAAATCTCGGGTCTGAGCTGGTATAACTCAATAACATACACATTCTCAACAGTTGCAACAGGCGGATTTGCACCTGAAAATGAGAGTGTAGGAGCTTTTAACAGCTTTGCTGTTGAGATCATAATATCACTATTTATGATAATGGGTGCTATAAATCTCCAGCTATACTATGTAGCTTATAAAAAAAGATCCGTTATCAGGTTCTTCAGCGATCAGGAAGTTATAGTGTTTTTAGCTATTATCTGTGGATCTGTAATGTTTGCCACAGCTGTTTTATATCTCTCGGGGTTTTATCCGGATATGTATGAGAGCTTCAGGTATGCTCTCTTTCAGATAGTTTCTACAGCAACTACAACAGGATTCTCCTCAACAGATTACTCAGACTGGCATCCTTCTGTTTTATCTTTAATGATGATACTTTCCCTTATAGGAGCTGTTGGAGGATCTACTGGTGGTGGGATCAAGATATTCAGAGCTATACTGGTTTACAAAACTGTAAAGGCAGAGCTTAAAAAGATAGCCCATCCAAAAGCTGTTTACAGAATAACAATAAAAGGAAAACCGCTTGATGTATCAACTATCAGTATGTTCTGGGCTTTCCTATCACTTTATGTTGCAACAACTGTGTTTTTCGGTTTTCTACTGACGCTGAGCGGTCATGATCTTGTAACATCATTTTCAGCCTCTATAGCATGTATAACAAGTTTAGGTCCAGGTCTTGGGGATGTTGGTCCCGCTTCCAACTTTTCCGCTTTTAACGATTTTGAGAAGTTAGCTTTATCGTTTGAGATGATCTTTGGAAGACTTGAGATAATTCCTGTAATAAGTATGCTTTTTATAAAAAATATATGA
- a CDS encoding NAD-binding protein — MKICIIGAGVVGSYLAKKLSEEGYDIAVIDKDKDKIEELQRTVDVASYNCDAFKEECIADLKDYELFIVVTNKDEINLSIALMLRAVFKKEKILVRIDEDILSKKEIENFLKVDIVNTFNEIFKNIEMIIKYPFMTTFNELDDGKFLLFSYKVSKYDGFVNRKIADLNEIRIRTPFTIALLERDGKFIIPTGQKIILEDDVIYILLEKSLLERFIKEFKIKNDPIRSIYFLGISKLGLSLIKKLRMYKNLEIKIFEPDIDLCEQAAEIYPESTVIHTGLIDEDTLRNEGIDSADLVISASYREENILSCMLAKRLGAKKILAFIEHPEYEDIAHILGIDVPLVARKIVARRVYRKIRHKGFIDTFEIIKNLKVSEIYVDEKLADRKVEEISSGNFVILGIKRDDEMYIARGSTVLLKGDTLIVLEKEDYE, encoded by the coding sequence ATGAAGATATGCATTATAGGTGCCGGTGTTGTAGGGAGCTACCTTGCAAAGAAATTATCTGAAGAAGGTTATGACATAGCCGTCATAGATAAGGATAAAGATAAGATTGAGGAGCTACAGAGGACCGTTGATGTCGCCTCCTACAACTGTGATGCGTTCAAAGAGGAATGTATAGCCGACCTTAAGGATTACGAGCTTTTCATAGTTGTTACAAACAAGGACGAGATAAATCTATCAATAGCCTTGATGCTCAGAGCTGTATTCAAAAAAGAGAAGATACTTGTAAGGATTGATGAGGATATTCTTTCAAAGAAAGAGATAGAGAACTTTCTAAAGGTTGATATAGTCAACACATTCAATGAGATATTTAAAAATATTGAGATGATAATAAAGTATCCTTTTATGACAACATTTAATGAGCTTGATGATGGTAAGTTTCTACTTTTCAGTTATAAGGTTTCAAAGTATGACGGCTTTGTTAACAGGAAGATAGCTGATCTGAATGAGATAAGGATAAGAACCCCTTTCACAATAGCCTTACTTGAAAGGGATGGTAAGTTTATTATTCCCACAGGACAGAAGATCATACTTGAGGATGATGTTATATACATCCTTCTTGAGAAATCCCTCTTAGAGAGATTTATAAAGGAGTTCAAGATAAAGAATGATCCTATCAGAAGTATATACTTTCTCGGTATATCAAAGTTAGGATTAAGCCTGATTAAAAAGTTAAGAATGTACAAAAATCTTGAGATAAAGATATTTGAACCTGATATTGATCTGTGTGAACAGGCTGCCGAGATATATCCGGAATCAACTGTTATACATACAGGTCTTATTGATGAGGACACATTAAGAAATGAAGGTATAGACAGTGCAGACCTTGTTATAAGTGCAAGCTACAGGGAGGAGAACATACTATCCTGTATGCTTGCAAAAAGGTTAGGTGCAAAAAAGATACTTGCCTTTATAGAACATCCTGAGTATGAGGATATAGCCCATATACTCGGGATAGATGTTCCGCTTGTTGCAAGGAAGATCGTTGCTAGAAGGGTTTACAGAAAGATCAGACATAAAGGTTTTATAGACACATTTGAGATAATAAAAAATCTTAAAGTCTCAGAGATTTACGTTGATGAAAAACTTGCTGACAGAAAGGTTGAGGAGATATCATCAGGAAATTTTGTTATCCTCGGTATAAAAAGGGATGATGAGATGTATATAGCAAGGGGAAGTACCGTTTTACTTAAAGGGGATACTCTTATAGTCTTAGAGAAAGAGGATTATGAGTAA
- a CDS encoding radical SAM protein gives MKRYPSYLKLYESGELKERVEKLYTRLENCDICPHRCEVNRLKDEKGFCKTGEKVIVSSFFPHRGEEFPIRGYRGSGTVFFSYCNMRCVYCQNYDISHLGEGKLYSPEEIASIMLYLQEEECHNINWVSPSHVVPQLVKALYIAVKNGLKIPVVYNTSSYDSIETLKLLDGIVDIYLPDIKYLKEDYGRRYSKVKNYPETVKEAIKEMHRQVGDLKTDENGIAYRGVLVRHLVLPEDISTTKDVIEFLKTVSPDMHVNIMPQYHPYYRAFEYPELSRRIKSDEFLKALKYAQDAGLNLVND, from the coding sequence ATGAAAAGATATCCATCTTACTTAAAGCTTTATGAGAGTGGTGAGCTTAAAGAGAGGGTTGAAAAGCTTTACACCAGACTTGAAAACTGTGATATATGTCCCCACAGATGTGAGGTTAACAGACTTAAAGATGAGAAAGGCTTCTGTAAAACGGGTGAGAAGGTTATTGTCTCATCATTCTTCCCTCACAGAGGAGAGGAGTTTCCTATAAGAGGTTACAGGGGAAGTGGAACTGTATTCTTCTCTTACTGTAATATGAGGTGTGTTTACTGTCAGAACTATGATATAAGCCATTTAGGTGAAGGTAAACTTTACAGCCCTGAGGAGATAGCATCAATAATGTTGTACCTTCAGGAAGAGGAATGTCACAACATTAACTGGGTATCCCCATCACATGTAGTTCCACAGCTTGTAAAGGCTCTTTATATAGCTGTAAAAAACGGGCTTAAAATACCCGTTGTTTATAACACATCATCCTATGACAGTATTGAAACATTAAAACTTTTAGATGGGATAGTTGATATATACCTTCCGGATATTAAATACCTGAAAGAAGATTACGGAAGAAGATACTCAAAGGTTAAAAACTATCCTGAAACTGTGAAAGAGGCTATAAAGGAGATGCACAGACAGGTAGGTGATCTTAAAACTGATGAGAATGGTATAGCATACAGAGGAGTTCTTGTTAGACATCTTGTTCTTCCTGAAGATATATCAACAACAAAAGATGTTATAGAATTTCTTAAAACTGTATCACCAGATATGCATGTTAACATTATGCCTCAGTACCATCCTTACTACAGGGCATTTGAGTATCCTGAGCTTTCAAGAAGAATAAAATCGGATGAGTTTCTGAAAGCTCTTAAGTACGCACAGGACGCAGGTCTTAATCTGGTGAATGACTAA
- a CDS encoding FMN-binding protein — MRWIFLVFFISLSAYGGLLIKPEEALKDLFPEGEIDKKNILLKKKQAEEVVKLSRIKLKSKIVTVYLVRKRGKTVAYGILDTHRVRTKNEAVLYILDKNCSLKDIEIIAFYEPPEYIPSDRWLSIFEGKKNREDIKQIPNITGATLSARAVKKYALKSIAVCRVLFGDER; from the coding sequence ATGAGATGGATATTTTTAGTTTTTTTCATTTCGTTGTCTGCCTATGGTGGCCTTTTGATAAAACCTGAAGAGGCGTTAAAAGATTTATTTCCTGAAGGGGAGATTGATAAAAAGAATATTCTTCTGAAGAAAAAACAGGCTGAAGAGGTTGTGAAGCTATCAAGGATAAAGCTTAAAAGTAAGATTGTTACAGTTTATCTTGTCAGAAAAAGAGGTAAAACTGTTGCATACGGGATACTTGATACACACAGGGTAAGGACAAAAAATGAGGCTGTTCTCTACATACTGGACAAAAACTGCAGTCTGAAAGATATAGAAATCATAGCCTTTTACGAACCACCAGAATACATACCATCTGACAGATGGCTCTCTATTTTTGAAGGAAAAAAGAATAGGGAGGATATAAAACAGATCCCGAATATAACTGGTGCTACTCTTTCAGCGAGAGCTGTTAAAAAGTACGCTTTAAAATCCATAGCGGTTTGCAGAGTTCTATTTGGAGATGAAAGATGA
- a CDS encoding FAD:protein FMN transferase: MFFLVFIILFTAKTAFSEELLTRTKIIMETYITVKLPEDRKELFEPAFEIFKDIDRKLSIYKESSEISILNKRKKHRLSDETLEALKRSIQICKETEGYFDITVGKITSDLFRFGFDDERVPEEKDLEVYKRPDPCSGIRIKGSYVEIDKDIKLDPGGMGKGYAVDLVYRFLKEKGVKKGVILASGDIRCIDRCVIYIKDPYGEGEIVRFRTKNDGTAVSTSGIYERFIKSKDNNHLINPKTGKPQKKKISVTLLWYGDNTELDGYTTAVSVMPLEKALNFLKSRGIGYILFLDNNRVILSKNIDSFVEDLRFLKSGVYIIKK; encoded by the coding sequence ATGTTTTTTCTGGTTTTTATAATCCTCTTTACAGCTAAAACAGCCTTTTCAGAAGAGCTCTTAACAAGAACAAAGATCATAATGGAAACGTATATAACCGTAAAACTTCCAGAAGATAGGAAAGAGCTTTTTGAACCTGCCTTTGAGATATTCAAGGATATAGACAGGAAACTATCAATCTATAAAGAAAGCTCTGAGATATCCATTCTGAATAAAAGGAAAAAACACCGGTTAAGTGATGAGACATTGGAAGCTTTAAAAAGATCAATCCAGATATGTAAGGAGACAGAAGGTTATTTTGATATAACAGTTGGGAAGATAACATCCGATCTTTTCAGATTCGGTTTTGATGATGAGAGAGTGCCTGAAGAGAAGGATCTGGAAGTTTATAAAAGACCTGATCCATGCTCGGGAATAAGAATAAAAGGAAGTTATGTAGAGATAGATAAGGATATAAAGTTAGATCCTGGTGGAATGGGAAAAGGCTATGCTGTTGATCTTGTTTACAGATTTTTAAAAGAAAAAGGTGTTAAAAAAGGCGTTATTCTCGCATCAGGTGATATAAGATGTATAGACAGATGTGTTATATACATAAAAGATCCTTACGGTGAGGGGGAGATAGTAAGATTCAGGACAAAAAATGATGGGACAGCTGTATCAACAAGCGGTATATATGAGAGATTCATAAAATCTAAGGATAACAACCATCTTATAAACCCAAAAACAGGAAAACCCCAGAAAAAGAAGATCTCTGTAACACTTTTATGGTATGGAGATAATACAGAGCTTGATGGCTACACAACAGCTGTTTCAGTTATGCCCCTTGAAAAAGCGCTGAATTTTTTAAAAAGTAGAGGTATAGGCTACATACTTTTCCTTGATAATAACAGGGTTATCCTGAGTAAAAATATTGACAGTTTTGTTGAGGATCTAAGATTTCTTAAATCTGGTGTATATATCATAAAAAAGTAA
- a CDS encoding outer membrane beta-barrel protein, with amino-acid sequence MNKKLVSAVLLLSSAAFGQTVEEKIKELEQQQQQIIDEIAQLREEITIPELKPQTFSGMGYAASKVYFSPQGLSIGGYGEIIYMNYQSSSKKDKTDMYRFIPYIGYKFTDSIILNAEIEFEHGANTERGGEVTVEFLYLDFLFNENFNLRLGNFLIPVGITNLLHEPIFFNSVNRPEVETKIIPSTWNENGVMLFSSKDDWNYYLAVVNGFHATKKGEIGFTSDKWVRNGRQAGANAVAEDFAVVGRIDYTAVDGLFLGASVYHGNSGQGERYNGEKIDGTVTIYEIHGKYRFKEFELTGIYVSGSLSDADKISLYNGEVIGKNVYGYYLNLAYDVAQKLGKDFNLPVFVRYERYNTQDKVPSGFTADPNNDKTVWTVGINYRPIPNVVLKADYQFRDNKGSGEADIFELGLGFIF; translated from the coding sequence ATGAATAAAAAACTTGTTTCAGCTGTTTTACTACTTTCATCAGCAGCTTTTGGCCAGACAGTTGAGGAAAAAATAAAGGAGCTTGAGCAGCAGCAACAGCAGATAATTGATGAGATAGCACAGCTTAGGGAGGAGATAACGATACCTGAGCTTAAGCCCCAGACATTCTCAGGGATGGGATATGCTGCGTCAAAGGTTTATTTCTCACCACAGGGATTATCAATAGGTGGTTATGGTGAGATCATCTACATGAACTACCAGTCCTCATCAAAAAAGGACAAAACCGATATGTACAGATTTATACCTTACATAGGATACAAGTTTACAGACAGTATAATACTTAACGCTGAGATTGAGTTTGAACATGGAGCAAACACTGAAAGGGGCGGAGAGGTAACAGTTGAGTTCCTCTACCTTGACTTTCTTTTTAATGAGAACTTTAATCTCAGGTTAGGAAACTTCCTCATACCTGTAGGTATAACGAACCTTCTACACGAGCCTATATTTTTTAACTCTGTTAACAGACCTGAGGTTGAGACAAAGATAATACCATCAACATGGAATGAAAACGGTGTTATGCTTTTCAGCAGTAAGGATGACTGGAACTACTATCTTGCTGTTGTTAACGGTTTTCACGCAACTAAAAAAGGAGAGATAGGTTTTACATCAGATAAATGGGTTAGAAATGGAAGACAGGCTGGAGCAAATGCCGTTGCTGAGGATTTTGCTGTTGTTGGAAGGATAGATTACACAGCTGTTGATGGTCTATTCCTTGGAGCTTCAGTCTACCACGGAAATTCAGGACAGGGTGAGAGATACAACGGTGAGAAGATAGACGGAACTGTTACAATCTATGAGATTCACGGCAAATACAGATTTAAAGAGTTTGAGCTGACAGGTATCTATGTATCAGGATCTCTCTCCGATGCGGATAAGATATCACTTTACAACGGAGAGGTTATAGGAAAGAATGTTTACGGTTATTATCTGAATCTTGCCTACGATGTAGCCCAGAAGTTAGGTAAAGATTTTAACCTTCCTGTATTTGTCAGATACGAGAGATACAACACCCAGGATAAAGTCCCTTCAGGCTTCACAGCAGATCCGAACAACGATAAAACTGTATGGACTGTAGGAATAAACTACAGACCTATACCAAATGTTGTTCTTAAGGCTGACTACCAGTTTAGAGACAACAAAGGATCTGGAGAAGCTGACATATTTGAGCTTGGTCTTGGATTTATATTCTGA
- a CDS encoding prephenate dehydrogenase, translating into MGKDFGGFKSILIIGLGLIGGSVALSLRKEGYRGKIYGFDLNEYRIKKAVEMGAIDKGFTDIESIPWDEIDLVILSTPVKTFLTIAENIKRYLRKDTVVTDVGSVKGELVKKLEEILKPAVFIGAHPIAGTEKEGVENAVVGLFKGKKVILTVDHQDEHTERIKKFWEDLGSKVEIMDPFVHDFVFAAVSHLPHAVAFALVDALIELSKERDIDLFLYPGAGFKDFTRIAASSPVVWKDIFIENKEEVLHTIDQFIKSMEKLKDYIKNEDEKKLIDLLSESRERRLSLD; encoded by the coding sequence TTGGGAAAGGATTTCGGTGGTTTTAAGAGTATACTTATAATCGGTCTTGGTCTGATAGGCGGTTCTGTTGCCTTATCTCTGAGAAAAGAAGGCTACAGGGGAAAGATATACGGTTTTGATCTAAATGAGTACAGGATAAAAAAAGCTGTTGAGATGGGAGCTATTGATAAAGGGTTTACAGATATAGAGAGTATACCATGGGATGAGATAGATCTTGTTATTCTATCAACACCGGTAAAAACATTTCTCACCATTGCTGAAAATATAAAGAGATATCTAAGGAAGGACACTGTAGTAACAGATGTTGGAAGTGTAAAAGGAGAGCTTGTTAAAAAGCTTGAAGAGATATTAAAGCCTGCAGTTTTTATAGGTGCACACCCGATAGCAGGAACGGAAAAAGAAGGTGTTGAGAATGCCGTTGTAGGTCTTTTTAAAGGAAAAAAGGTTATACTTACTGTTGACCACCAGGATGAGCATACAGAGAGAATAAAAAAGTTCTGGGAAGATTTAGGCTCAAAGGTTGAGATAATGGATCCTTTTGTTCATGACTTTGTGTTTGCAGCTGTTTCACACCTCCCACATGCTGTTGCTTTTGCCCTCGTTGATGCACTTATTGAGCTTTCAAAGGAGAGAGATATAGATCTATTCCTTTATCCCGGTGCAGGATTTAAAGATTTCACAAGGATAGCAGCAAGCTCACCTGTTGTGTGGAAGGATATATTTATTGAGAATAAGGAAGAGGTTCTTCATACTATAGACCAGTTTATAAAATCAATGGAAAAGCTGAAGGATTATATAAAAAATGAAGATGAGAAAAAGCTTATAGATCTTTTATCAGAAAGCAGGGAGAGAAGACTCTCCCTGGACTAA
- a CDS encoding universal stress protein, which translates to MVGRILVGIDGSKNSWIAADYGIYLSRKFKRPVVGIHIVDIRLLESPFIEDIAGALGFTTYSDVTPKIKEVLDERGKALLAEFAKRCREGGADCSIAQAFGVVANEIVDMSDPEDLIILGKKGIHNQYAPLFLGSTAEAVARKSKCPVMVVSDRFKEIKNVILAFDGREKSVHAAQYLNSIYKDLEPESITVLTVLEEKSSEKEKHIKDLIEEYLKADFKMIFKYGYPEEEIENYLKENRDKYDLLIMGAYGESRVKELILGSTTSFIMNKSPIPVLLIK; encoded by the coding sequence ATGGTAGGAAGGATTCTTGTAGGAATTGACGGTTCAAAAAACTCCTGGATAGCTGCGGATTACGGTATATACCTTTCAAGGAAGTTCAAAAGGCCTGTCGTAGGGATTCATATCGTTGATATAAGACTCCTTGAGTCACCTTTTATAGAAGATATAGCAGGAGCTCTCGGTTTTACAACATACTCAGATGTTACGCCAAAGATAAAAGAGGTTCTGGACGAGAGGGGAAAGGCTTTACTTGCTGAGTTTGCAAAGAGATGCAGAGAAGGAGGTGCTGACTGCTCTATAGCACAGGCTTTCGGGGTTGTTGCAAATGAGATAGTTGATATGTCAGATCCTGAAGATCTGATAATACTCGGAAAAAAGGGAATACACAACCAGTACGCCCCTCTATTCCTGGGATCAACAGCTGAAGCTGTGGCAAGAAAATCAAAATGTCCCGTTATGGTTGTATCAGACAGATTTAAAGAGATAAAAAATGTAATCCTCGCATTTGACGGAAGGGAGAAATCGGTCCATGCAGCCCAGTATTTAAATAGCATCTATAAAGATCTTGAACCTGAAAGCATAACTGTACTCACAGTTCTTGAAGAGAAAAGCAGTGAGAAAGAAAAGCATATAAAGGATCTTATTGAGGAGTATCTGAAGGCTGATTTCAAGATGATCTTCAAGTATGGATATCCTGAGGAAGAGATAGAGAACTACCTGAAGGAGAACAGGGATAAGTATGATCTTCTTATAATGGGTGCTTACGGTGAGAGCAGGGTTAAGGAGCTTATACTTGGAAGTACTACATCTTTCATAATGAACAAATCACCTATCCCTGTATTACTCATAAAGTAG
- a CDS encoding cation diffusion facilitator family transporter yields MIEQAKNQKLKERWALGSLLLNLTLSVLKFIFALITGSLALMAEAIHSFSDLIASIISLISVKLAAKKTKEFPYGLYKVENVAAILIAIFLFFAAYEIIREAFFSEAERVIKHTEVAIAVMFFAMVATFIYSRLELKAAKKLHSPALMADAQHIWADFLSSVIVIGGLVGTYFGYTDLDKYAAVIVALFIFHSGWDIFMRGLKVLLDVSLEKEEIEEIKKIIYRHPAVVDIKHIRGRVAGSFKFLDIELLLHNYGLRETHRIVDEIEREIKEQIPNIDSIFIHYEPVRQEGLRIAFLTCENKKIKDFSSARSILVIDVSKDYEIHEGQPIPVEPDEKETGNIITKIGVDIVVAKHHPMNFDVRWNLARAGVMVWETEKEDYREALQEIINSWKAFNKEKEVKRW; encoded by the coding sequence ATGATAGAACAGGCTAAAAATCAGAAACTTAAGGAAAGATGGGCTTTAGGCTCTCTTTTACTTAATCTGACCCTTTCTGTACTCAAGTTTATATTTGCACTTATAACAGGCTCACTTGCATTAATGGCTGAGGCTATTCACTCATTTTCAGATCTTATAGCCTCAATAATATCACTTATCAGTGTAAAGCTTGCAGCTAAAAAAACAAAAGAGTTTCCTTACGGACTTTACAAAGTAGAGAATGTTGCAGCTATTTTAATAGCCATATTCCTCTTCTTTGCAGCCTATGAGATAATCAGGGAAGCTTTTTTCTCTGAAGCTGAAAGGGTTATAAAACATACAGAAGTTGCTATAGCTGTGATGTTCTTCGCTATGGTGGCAACATTCATATACTCAAGACTTGAGCTTAAAGCAGCAAAAAAACTCCACTCTCCGGCCTTAATGGCGGACGCACAGCATATATGGGCTGACTTTTTATCCTCTGTAATCGTCATAGGTGGTCTTGTAGGGACATACTTTGGATATACAGATCTTGACAAGTACGCTGCTGTAATAGTTGCTCTTTTTATATTTCACAGTGGATGGGATATATTTATGAGAGGTCTGAAGGTTTTACTTGATGTATCCCTTGAGAAAGAGGAGATTGAAGAGATAAAAAAGATAATCTACAGACATCCAGCTGTTGTTGATATAAAGCATATAAGGGGAAGGGTTGCTGGAAGTTTCAAATTTTTAGATATTGAGCTTCTTCTCCATAATTACGGACTCAGGGAGACACACAGGATCGTTGATGAGATAGAGAGGGAGATAAAAGAGCAGATACCAAATATAGACTCTATATTTATACATTATGAGCCTGTAAGACAGGAAGGTCTCAGAATAGCATTTTTAACATGTGAAAATAAAAAGATAAAGGATTTCTCATCAGCAAGAAGTATACTTGTTATTGATGTTTCAAAGGATTACGAGATACACGAGGGACAGCCCATTCCTGTAGAACCTGACGAGAAGGAAACAGGAAATATAATAACAAAGATAGGTGTTGATATAGTTGTTGCAAAGCACCATCCTATGAATTTTGATGTGAGATGGAATCTTGCAAGGGCTGGTGTTATGGTATGGGAGACTGAGAAGGAAGATTACAGAGAGGCTCTACAGGAGATAATAAACTCATGGAAGGCCTTTAATAAAGAAAAAGAGGTGAAAAGATGGTAG
- the carA gene encoding glutamine-hydrolyzing carbamoyl-phosphate synthase small subunit, producing the protein MERAILALEDGHFFYGYAFSGFNKRETGGEVIFNTSMTGYQEILTDPSYKGQIVVMTPSEVGNYGINSEDVESERVHVNGFVIKDLSSIVSNWRSEKSLEEYLEENEVIGIFGIDTRALVRIIRQYGVMKGYIGIGDIDPKEAVKKARSIPDISELDLVSKVSHREVYKWNEGTWRWPEGYSRVTEGKYKVAVLDYGVKRNILRLLADRGLELTVFPHTTTAEEILKFRPDGIFLSNGPGDPAILHFQIEQIRRLIHSEIPVFGICLGHQLLSWAVGSRTYKLEFGHHGGNHPVKNLKTGKVEITAQNHNYATDPDKLPSDAEITHINLNDDTIEGIRLKDYPVFSIQYHPESSPGPHDSLYIFDDFVKLIEECKR; encoded by the coding sequence ATGGAAAGAGCTATCTTAGCCCTTGAAGATGGTCATTTTTTTTACGGTTATGCATTTTCAGGATTCAATAAAAGGGAAACAGGTGGAGAGGTAATATTCAACACATCAATGACAGGTTATCAGGAGATACTAACAGATCCATCATACAAAGGACAGATTGTTGTTATGACTCCTTCTGAGGTTGGAAATTACGGTATCAACTCTGAAGATGTTGAATCTGAAAGGGTTCATGTAAACGGCTTTGTTATAAAGGATCTCTCGTCTATTGTGTCAAACTGGAGAAGTGAAAAAAGTCTGGAGGAATACCTTGAGGAAAATGAGGTAATAGGAATTTTCGGGATAGATACAAGGGCTTTAGTTCGTATAATAAGACAGTACGGGGTTATGAAAGGTTATATAGGGATCGGGGATATAGACCCTAAGGAAGCTGTTAAAAAGGCAAGGTCAATCCCGGATATATCAGAGCTTGATCTTGTATCCAAGGTAAGCCACAGGGAAGTTTATAAGTGGAACGAGGGAACATGGAGATGGCCTGAAGGTTACAGCAGAGTAACTGAGGGGAAATATAAGGTTGCTGTCCTTGATTACGGTGTAAAGAGAAATATCCTAAGACTTCTTGCAGATAGAGGTCTTGAGCTTACAGTATTCCCGCACACAACAACAGCAGAAGAGATACTTAAGTTCAGGCCTGACGGTATATTTCTATCCAATGGTCCTGGTGATCCGGCTATTTTACACTTCCAGATAGAACAGATAAGAAGGCTTATACATTCTGAGATACCTGTTTTTGGTATATGCCTTGGTCATCAGCTTTTATCATGGGCTGTTGGAAGCAGGACATACAAATTGGAGTTCGGTCATCACGGTGGGAACCATCCAGTAAAAAATCTGAAAACAGGTAAGGTAGAGATAACCGCACAGAACCACAACTACGCTACTGATCCTGATAAACTGCCATCTGATGCTGAGATAACCCATATAAACCTGAATGATGACACGATTGAAGGGATAAGGTTAAAAGACTACCCTGTATTCTCAATCCAGTACCATCCAGAGAGCTCTCCGGGACCACATGACTCACTATATATATTTGACGATTTTGTAAAACTTATAGAGGAATGTAAGAGGTAA